In the genome of Nonlabens sp. MB-3u-79, one region contains:
- a CDS encoding energy transducer TonB — protein MKTSKEEIGAATPQNTRRADKQAANTKVNPIINFQIGLIAALVAAFLIMELTTAMPVKKFPTAHTVYMPSEDVNIGEVIIVPNKESKPEIKKTKPIIPKVDPNKPPKKVKDNTTDLPDPEKTPAASAKTPPLKTGATETGVKTAPLTPKNEVLGSVHEVPLFPGCSAAMDRVERVGCLNKKMARFIQRKFDTGLANSVIGKDIVIIYVQFTIGIDGFPKDILVKAPNKELEKEAYQVISRLPEMTPGKIDHMPVNVTYALPIRFQIND, from the coding sequence ATGAAAACTTCAAAAGAGGAAATAGGTGCTGCAACACCTCAGAACACTCGCAGAGCTGATAAACAAGCCGCGAACACTAAAGTCAACCCAATTATTAATTTCCAGATAGGATTGATTGCAGCGCTGGTCGCTGCATTCCTTATTATGGAACTGACTACCGCAATGCCGGTAAAGAAGTTCCCAACAGCACATACTGTGTATATGCCTTCGGAGGATGTTAATATAGGTGAAGTCATTATTGTACCTAACAAAGAGTCTAAGCCTGAAATTAAAAAGACAAAGCCTATAATTCCTAAAGTAGATCCTAACAAGCCACCTAAAAAGGTAAAAGACAATACCACAGATCTTCCAGATCCAGAAAAAACACCTGCGGCTAGTGCAAAGACTCCTCCACTGAAAACAGGTGCAACAGAAACAGGAGTAAAAACCGCTCCTCTAACACCTAAAAATGAGGTGCTAGGTTCTGTTCATGAGGTGCCACTATTTCCTGGCTGCAGTGCTGCAATGGATCGAGTAGAACGAGTAGGTTGTCTGAATAAAAAGATGGCTCGTTTTATACAGCGCAAGTTTGATACAGGTCTCGCAAACTCTGTAATAGGAAAAGATATAGTTATTATTTATGTTCAGTTTACAATAGGCATAGACGGGTTTCCTAAAGATATATTAGTAAAAGCACCTAATAAGGAGTTAGAAAAGGAAGCCTATCAAGTGATCTCTAGATTGCCAGAAATGACCCCAGGTAAAATTGACCACATGCCGGTTAATGTGACTTATGCACTGCCTATCCGATTTCAAATAAATGATTGA